The proteins below are encoded in one region of Methanobacterium petrolearium:
- the tpiA gene encoding triose-phosphate isomerase — translation MKITQTPLVILNFKTYLESTGEKALQLTMALEQVAEETGVQMAAAPQGADIWRLSQEVKIPVLAQHIDPVDVGGHTGSMLLECAKEAGASGTLVNHSEQRMQLADIDMVVSKATAADMTSVVCTNNIQTSAAAAALQPDFVAIEPPELIGSGIPVSKAEPEIVEGSVAAIKDINPAVRVLCGAGISTGEDMKAALDLGSEGVLLASGIILAPDPKEALLDLVSKI, via the coding sequence ATGAAAATAACACAAACACCTCTGGTAATTTTGAATTTTAAAACCTATCTTGAGTCCACTGGAGAAAAAGCTCTGCAGTTGACCATGGCCTTGGAACAAGTTGCTGAAGAAACTGGAGTGCAAATGGCAGCAGCACCCCAGGGAGCAGACATCTGGAGATTATCTCAGGAAGTAAAAATACCTGTTTTAGCCCAACACATTGATCCTGTGGATGTTGGAGGTCACACTGGGAGTATGTTACTGGAATGTGCAAAAGAAGCAGGAGCGTCCGGTACACTTGTAAATCATTCTGAACAGAGGATGCAACTGGCTGACATTGACATGGTGGTCAGTAAAGCCACTGCCGCTGACATGACTAGTGTGGTATGCACCAATAACATCCAGACCAGTGCAGCTGCAGCAGCACTGCAACCGGATTTTGTAGCAATAGAACCCCCTGAATTGATTGGATCAGGAATACCTGTGTCAAAAGCTGAACCAGAGATAGTAGAAGGAAGTGTGGCTGCTATTAAAGATATAAATCCTGCTGTAAGAGTTCTATGCGGTGCAGGTATTTCCACAGGAGAAGATATGAAAGCTGCCCTGGATCTGGGAAGTGAAGGAGTACTCCTTGCATCCGGAATCATACTGGCCCCTGATCCTAAAGAGGCCCTTCTTGATTTGGTAAGTAAGATATAA